One genomic window of Desulfuromonas sp. AOP6 includes the following:
- a CDS encoding FHA domain-containing protein, with amino-acid sequence MAKIVVMFKGQVVKEVAIGSEGIRIGRDADNDIQIDNLAVSRHHAEIYRQGIPYYLEDLKSTNGTFLNGAQLNWKRGLNHQDKITIGKHTLVFMEEAKDQPGGSRPSAANETLCLTPEDLERMRRNS; translated from the coding sequence ATGGCAAAAATCGTAGTGATGTTCAAGGGACAGGTCGTCAAGGAGGTAGCTATCGGCAGCGAAGGGATCCGCATCGGCCGTGACGCCGATAACGACATCCAGATCGACAACCTGGCCGTATCCCGCCACCATGCCGAGATCTACCGGCAGGGCATCCCCTACTATCTTGAAGACCTGAAGAGTACCAACGGCACCTTTCTCAATGGCGCCCAGCTCAACTGGAAGCGAGGGCTGAATCACCAGGACAAGATCACCATCGGGAAGCACACTCTTGTCTTTATGGAAGAGGCCAAAGATCAGCCGGGCGGGTCCAGGCCTTCCGCTGCCAATGAGACCCTCTGCCTGACCCCGGAAGACCTGGAGCGCATGCGCCGCAACAGCTGA
- a CDS encoding Na+/H+ antiporter subunit E: MAVSVRELTLRFLLLTLLWWVLTEGDAAALGFGLPVILLALWASHLLAGDRQETWTLTGLLSFLPFFFYASLRGGLDVARRVYDPRLPISPAICEFSLHLPPGPARIFLANTISLLPGTCSVYLQAEGRLLVHALDDSRPLEGSLRQVERRVARLFGLSLAGSRQEDADA, translated from the coding sequence GTGGCTGTGAGTGTGCGGGAGCTGACGCTTCGTTTTCTGCTTTTGACCTTGTTGTGGTGGGTTCTGACGGAAGGGGATGCCGCCGCCCTGGGTTTCGGCCTGCCCGTAATCCTGCTGGCGTTATGGGCCAGTCACCTGCTGGCTGGTGACCGGCAGGAAACCTGGACACTCACCGGTCTCCTTTCATTTCTACCCTTCTTTTTTTATGCGTCCCTGCGTGGCGGCCTTGACGTTGCCCGTCGCGTCTACGATCCCCGTCTGCCGATTTCTCCCGCCATCTGTGAATTTTCTCTGCATCTTCCGCCCGGCCCAGCCCGGATTTTTCTGGCCAACACCATCAGCCTGCTACCAGGCACCTGCAGTGTTTATCTCCAGGCGGAAGGTCGTTTGCTGGTGCATGCCCTCGATGACAGCCGTCCTCTTGAAGGGTCTCTGCGCCAGGTAGAGAGGCGGGTGGCGCGACTTTTCGGCCTGTCGCTGGCCGGGAGCAGGCAGGAGGATGCGGATGCATGA
- a CDS encoding monovalent cation/H+ antiporter complex subunit F: protein MHDFFLAMAIFLLLTIVVGLVRVLKGPTPADRMLAAQLFGTTGVAILLLLAEAMDLPALRDVALVFILLGALATVAFAKRFWIIQEGAEEESND, encoded by the coding sequence ATGCATGATTTTTTTCTCGCCATGGCCATTTTTCTCCTTCTGACCATCGTGGTCGGTTTGGTGCGAGTGCTTAAAGGGCCCACGCCGGCGGATCGCATGCTTGCCGCCCAGCTCTTCGGCACGACGGGAGTGGCGATCCTGCTGCTGTTGGCCGAGGCCATGGACCTTCCGGCTTTGCGGGATGTGGCCTTGGTCTTCATTCTGCTCGGGGCTTTGGCGACAGTGGCTTTTGCCAAAAGATTCTGGATCATCCAGGAGGGGGCAGAGGAGGAGAGCAATGATTGA
- a CDS encoding monovalent cation/H(+) antiporter subunit G, whose protein sequence is MIDLLSVLLTSAGGVFFLAGTLGMLRLPDVYTRLHALTKADNLGLGLTVSGLILQVGSVPVALKMLLIWLLALVASSAACYLVANSAFRGGLRPRQGRFCTKERS, encoded by the coding sequence ATGATTGACCTTTTGTCTGTTCTGCTGACCTCAGCCGGCGGGGTTTTCTTTTTAGCGGGGACGTTGGGGATGCTGCGGCTTCCGGATGTCTATACTCGCCTTCATGCCCTGACCAAGGCCGATAACCTCGGCCTTGGTCTCACGGTGTCGGGCCTCATTCTGCAAGTGGGATCGGTGCCGGTGGCGCTGAAAATGCTGCTCATCTGGCTGCTGGCCCTGGTGGCCAGCTCGGCGGCCTGCTATCTGGTGGCGAACAGCGCCTTTCGCGGTGGCCTTCGGCCTCGCCAGGGGCGATTTTGCACGAAGGAGCGTTCATGA
- a CDS encoding Na(+)/H(+) antiporter subunit B — translation MRSAAMWILDGLAFLVLAVFAVVLVWAVLSLPATPPSLQPMVKSSLMDSGVHSAVTAVLLNFRGYDTLLEIGVLLLAAMACMALRQGLPPGPLLMIAPPGPVLAAMTRLVIPLMVLTSGYLLWAGEHAPGGAFQAGAVLAAAGVLLLLGGKLKVRLGAPWQVRGALASGLAFFMALALVTLAMGGKLLEYPQNGAGPMIVALESFLTLSIAVTLVSLFASNPPAGSPMTPPEKEEDA, via the coding sequence ATGAGGTCGGCGGCAATGTGGATTCTCGACGGCCTCGCTTTTCTGGTTCTGGCGGTCTTCGCCGTCGTCCTGGTCTGGGCCGTGCTGTCCTTGCCGGCCACGCCTCCCAGTCTGCAGCCAATGGTAAAATCCAGCCTGATGGACTCCGGCGTTCACTCTGCTGTGACCGCGGTTCTCCTCAATTTTCGAGGCTACGATACCTTGCTGGAGATCGGCGTCCTGTTGTTGGCAGCGATGGCCTGCATGGCGTTGAGGCAGGGACTGCCGCCAGGACCTCTGCTCATGATCGCCCCGCCCGGCCCCGTGCTGGCTGCCATGACGCGATTGGTCATTCCCCTGATGGTGCTGACTTCAGGGTATCTTCTTTGGGCCGGTGAACATGCCCCGGGTGGAGCTTTTCAGGCTGGTGCCGTGCTGGCTGCCGCCGGCGTCCTGCTGCTTCTGGGCGGCAAGTTGAAGGTGCGTCTGGGGGCCCCCTGGCAGGTGCGGGGAGCGCTGGCTTCGGGATTGGCCTTTTTCATGGCGCTGGCCCTGGTGACCCTGGCGATGGGGGGAAAGCTGCTGGAATATCCACAAAATGGGGCGGGACCCATGATCGTCGCCCTGGAATCTTTTCTGACCTTGTCCATCGCGGTGACGCTGGTTTCCCTTTTTGCCTCAAATCCGCCGGCCGGATCGCCAATGACTCCACCGGAAAAAGAGGAGGACGCATGA
- a CDS encoding cation:proton antiporter subunit C, whose amino-acid sequence MTQADLYALGAVLLFCLGLRGLIFDRHLLRKILALNIMSSGVFLLLVGIASRHPQQTPDPVPLAMVLTGIVVAVSATAFALALVRRYYQQTGKTRLPEGE is encoded by the coding sequence ATGACCCAGGCCGATTTATATGCGTTGGGCGCTGTGCTGCTCTTCTGTCTAGGCCTGCGGGGCCTCATTTTTGACCGCCACCTGCTGCGCAAGATCCTGGCCCTGAATATCATGAGCAGCGGCGTCTTCCTCCTGCTGGTGGGGATAGCCTCCCGCCACCCGCAGCAGACCCCCGACCCTGTTCCTCTTGCCATGGTCCTGACGGGGATCGTGGTGGCGGTGAGCGCGACAGCCTTTGCCCTGGCTCTGGTCCGGCGCTACTATCAGCAGACAGGAAAGACCCGGCTGCCGGAGGGGGAATGA
- a CDS encoding proton-conducting transporter membrane subunit yields MTTLPWEVGIILAPFICGLLAFVGGKRCGRWFFGASVLMVGAGLSALAQELWQYGPHVYAVGGWGAPLGIELYADGLSLLMLLLTALVVLLVGIFSLGLIKASPVDAEGCENSLFWPLVLFFWGSLNALFLSRDVFNLYVTLELLTLSTVPLITLRGTASALAAGLRYLFVALIGSLAYLLGTALLYAVSGSLALHALPESTDNMGSLSVAAALMVLGLLLKTALFPLHFWLPAAYAEAPSPVSALLAALATKASFYLVLRLWFELFSFGQEFAAAQFLGVLGMLAMLWGSLLAWRQGRVKRLLAYSSIAQIGYLFLVFPLMATWTPAGTGLSLEVPGAWGGLIFLILSHGLAKSAMFMSAGCLAHAAGSDQIADLTGVGRQLPVPLFAFALGGMTLMGLPPSGGFSSKWLFLKAAVESLQWWWVPGMLLGGVLAAGYVFRVLRQALVWDADGGLSRSVPRRMQWTAMATALLSLALGLCGSWPLNLLAVGYPGGP; encoded by the coding sequence ATGACAACTCTGCCCTGGGAAGTCGGCATCATTCTGGCACCCTTTATCTGCGGGCTGCTGGCCTTTGTGGGCGGCAAGCGATGTGGCCGCTGGTTCTTCGGCGCCAGCGTCCTGATGGTCGGTGCCGGCCTGTCAGCCCTGGCCCAGGAGCTGTGGCAATATGGACCACATGTCTATGCGGTGGGTGGCTGGGGTGCACCCCTGGGTATCGAGCTGTATGCCGACGGCCTGAGCCTGCTTATGCTGCTGCTGACAGCCCTTGTGGTGCTCTTGGTCGGCATATTTTCCCTGGGTCTGATCAAGGCCAGTCCTGTTGACGCGGAAGGCTGCGAAAACTCCCTGTTCTGGCCCCTCGTCCTCTTTTTCTGGGGCTCCCTGAATGCCCTCTTTCTTTCGCGCGATGTCTTCAACCTGTATGTCACCCTCGAACTTCTTACCCTGTCCACCGTTCCTCTGATCACTCTAAGAGGAACGGCTTCCGCCCTGGCGGCGGGCCTTCGTTATCTTTTTGTCGCCTTGATCGGCTCTTTGGCCTATCTGCTGGGGACAGCTCTTTTATATGCGGTCAGCGGCTCTCTGGCTCTTCACGCCCTGCCAGAGTCGACCGACAACATGGGTAGCCTGTCGGTGGCGGCTGCCCTCATGGTTCTGGGCCTTTTGCTGAAAACAGCCCTTTTCCCCCTTCACTTCTGGCTTCCCGCCGCCTATGCCGAAGCGCCAAGTCCCGTCAGTGCGCTGCTGGCGGCCCTGGCCACCAAGGCCTCCTTCTACCTCGTGCTGCGCCTCTGGTTTGAACTCTTCTCTTTCGGGCAGGAATTCGCCGCCGCGCAGTTTCTCGGCGTCCTCGGGATGCTGGCCATGCTCTGGGGTTCCCTGCTGGCCTGGCGGCAGGGGCGAGTGAAGAGGCTGCTGGCTTATTCAAGCATCGCCCAGATCGGTTACCTCTTCCTTGTCTTTCCGCTCATGGCGACCTGGACACCCGCCGGGACAGGGTTGTCGCTGGAGGTGCCGGGAGCCTGGGGTGGACTGATCTTTCTGATCCTGTCCCACGGTTTGGCCAAGTCGGCCATGTTCATGTCGGCGGGCTGTCTGGCCCACGCCGCTGGCTCCGACCAGATCGCCGACCTGACCGGCGTCGGCCGCCAGTTACCCGTCCCTCTCTTTGCCTTTGCCCTGGGGGGGATGACACTGATGGGGCTACCCCCCAGCGGTGGCTTTTCTTCCAAGTGGCTCTTTCTGAAAGCGGCGGTGGAAAGTCTGCAGTGGTGGTGGGTGCCGGGCATGCTCCTCGGCGGTGTGCTGGCGGCAGGCTATGTCTTTCGCGTACTGCGCCAGGCCCTGGTGTGGGATGCTGACGGCGGGCTGTCTCGCTCTGTTCCCCGCCGGATGCAGTGGACGGCCATGGCCACGGCGCTGCTCTCTTTGGCACTGGGACTGTGCGGTTCCTGGCCCCTCAATCTTCTGGCCGTCGGCTATCCGGGGGGACCATGA
- a CDS encoding proton-conducting transporter membrane subunit has product MNWSSILPIATLLSSLVTGLVIFGLQERRHRLRTTLNLLGASIKLLFVGTMLWGVFRGAEFAFSLPLLPGVDFVLRADPLAMLFVALSAGLWFLTTIYAVGYLEGSPHRSRFFGFFSICVTATTGIALAGNLLTFFIFYELLTLSTYPLVVHRGTSESLYAGDTYLVYTLLGGAALLTGAVWLQALVGPVEFMAGGVLSAVASAHRVQLIVIFCLMVGGVGVKAALVPLHGWLPIAMVAPAPVSALLHAVAVVKAGAFGIIRIVYDVYGVELSASLHLLGPLSAVAAFTILYGSVRALFQDDLKRRLAYSTVSQVSYIILGVTTVGPLATIGGVVHLVHQGIMKITLFFCAGNLAETLEVRRVSEMAGVGRRMPWTMAAFTLAAFGMIGVPPLAGFVSKWYLGLGGIAAGQYWVVGVMVLSSLLNAAYFLPIVYAAWFKEPTAAWPEREPGSRLETDWLLLLPTLITTGLSVSAGLLAGLSFSPLGWVTMIAREAYRLWIP; this is encoded by the coding sequence ATGAACTGGAGCAGTATTCTGCCCATCGCGACCTTGCTGAGTTCCCTGGTTACCGGGCTGGTGATTTTCGGCCTGCAGGAACGCCGGCATCGGCTGCGCACCACCCTGAACCTGCTGGGAGCCAGTATCAAGCTGCTCTTCGTGGGGACCATGCTCTGGGGGGTGTTCCGTGGGGCGGAATTTGCTTTTTCGCTGCCGTTGCTGCCAGGGGTCGATTTTGTCCTGCGTGCCGACCCTCTGGCCATGCTCTTTGTCGCCCTCTCTGCCGGACTGTGGTTCCTCACCACCATCTATGCTGTCGGCTACCTCGAAGGTTCACCTCATCGCAGCCGGTTCTTCGGTTTTTTCAGTATCTGCGTGACAGCGACAACGGGGATCGCTCTTGCCGGGAACCTGCTCACCTTCTTCATCTTCTATGAACTGCTGACGCTCTCGACCTATCCGCTCGTGGTGCATCGCGGCACCTCCGAATCCCTCTATGCCGGTGACACCTACCTCGTTTATACCCTGCTTGGCGGCGCCGCCCTTTTGACCGGCGCCGTATGGCTGCAGGCCTTGGTTGGTCCCGTCGAGTTCATGGCTGGCGGGGTGCTCTCAGCCGTTGCCTCTGCCCATCGCGTGCAGCTGATCGTCATCTTCTGTCTCATGGTGGGGGGGGTGGGGGTCAAGGCAGCCCTGGTTCCTTTGCATGGCTGGCTGCCCATTGCCATGGTGGCCCCGGCACCTGTTTCGGCTCTGCTGCACGCGGTAGCCGTGGTCAAGGCCGGCGCTTTCGGCATTATCCGCATTGTCTACGATGTCTATGGAGTGGAGCTTTCGGCGTCGCTCCACCTGCTGGGACCCCTGTCCGCCGTGGCGGCTTTCACCATCCTTTATGGTTCCGTGCGAGCCCTTTTTCAGGATGACCTCAAGCGGCGGCTGGCCTATTCCACGGTCAGTCAGGTCTCCTATATCATCCTCGGCGTGACCACCGTCGGGCCGTTGGCCACCATCGGTGGAGTCGTGCATCTGGTGCATCAGGGCATCATGAAAATCACGCTCTTCTTCTGCGCCGGCAATCTCGCCGAAACCCTGGAGGTTCGCCGGGTGAGCGAAATGGCCGGAGTCGGTCGCCGCATGCCCTGGACCATGGCTGCCTTTACCCTGGCCGCCTTCGGCATGATCGGCGTTCCTCCCCTGGCCGGGTTTGTCAGCAAGTGGTACCTGGGTTTGGGCGGAATCGCCGCCGGGCAATACTGGGTCGTGGGCGTGATGGTGCTGAGCAGTCTGCTCAATGCCGCCTATTTTCTGCCTATTGTCTATGCCGCCTGGTTCAAGGAGCCGACCGCAGCCTGGCCTGAGCGAGAACCAGGCTCGCGTCTGGAGACAGACTGGTTGCTGCTGTTGCCGACCCTGATCACGACGGGTCTCTCCGTCTCGGCCGGACTGCTGGCCGGACTCTCCTTCAGCCCGCTGGGCTGGGTGACCATGATTGCACGGGAGGCATACCGGTTATGGATCCCCTGA
- a CDS encoding complex I subunit 5 family protein produces the protein MDPLMEALFSQAVWLAVLAFPLLLAGGCLCRRGRQWAVAAAPWSALPAIILAIWPPAAGDYPWLLLGSIFSLDLTGRIFLLFTALVWGSSALYARGYLVNPARLQFFFFFFLLAMTGNLGLIMAGDMASFYLFFALMTFAAYGLVVHERDAEARQAGKVYLVMAVLGEVLLIAGLMLIASEGTTRLADIAPRIAVSPHRHLIIGLVLTGFGIKAGCFPLHLWLPLAHPAAPTPASAVLSGAMIKAGLLAWLRFLPLGEAAFPAWGMVCLVAGLIAAFGGVALGLAQSQAKTVLAYSSISQMGLMTGALGLGLFFPAAWPSVLAALCLYALHHGLAKTALFLGVGMAGAGGVWARRVFLAGLLWPALSLAGAPLTSGLVAKKLLGGLAVFIPSPWGEVFTWTLAGSAAATALLMAYLLLLPWTQRSRDRCPPTPRQWLAWGLAQLGGLYLVWKVVPGWLAPWGAKSPGWSNEAALSVLVGAVVGFLFWRLAKKSRSSLLPPLPAGDMLLLLYALGRGARQGWANYGDPAVTRLVRAYLTFVWQGPIELFGLHSLLAASEKGLLRWRVSGGLFLLLVLAFAVMLLR, from the coding sequence ATGGATCCCCTGATGGAAGCGCTCTTTTCCCAAGCCGTCTGGCTGGCCGTCCTGGCCTTTCCCCTGCTGCTGGCGGGTGGTTGCCTGTGCCGCCGGGGGCGGCAGTGGGCTGTGGCGGCAGCGCCCTGGTCGGCCCTTCCGGCCATCATTCTTGCTATATGGCCCCCTGCGGCCGGGGACTACCCCTGGTTGCTTCTCGGCAGCATCTTCAGCCTGGATCTCACCGGTCGCATCTTTCTGCTCTTCACCGCCCTGGTCTGGGGTTCCTCAGCCCTGTATGCCCGCGGCTACCTGGTCAACCCGGCACGTCTCCAGTTCTTCTTCTTCTTTTTTCTGCTGGCCATGACCGGCAACCTGGGCCTGATCATGGCCGGGGACATGGCGAGTTTTTACCTGTTCTTTGCCCTCATGACTTTCGCCGCCTACGGCCTGGTTGTGCATGAAAGAGACGCCGAGGCCCGACAAGCCGGCAAAGTCTATCTGGTCATGGCGGTGCTGGGGGAGGTGTTGCTCATAGCCGGCCTGATGCTGATCGCCTCGGAAGGCACCACGCGCCTGGCTGACATCGCGCCGCGAATCGCCGTTTCGCCCCATCGTCACCTGATCATCGGCCTGGTGTTGACCGGATTCGGCATCAAGGCCGGTTGCTTCCCCCTGCACCTGTGGCTGCCCCTGGCCCACCCAGCCGCGCCCACACCGGCCAGCGCCGTCCTGTCGGGGGCCATGATCAAGGCGGGCCTGCTGGCCTGGCTGCGTTTTCTCCCGCTGGGGGAGGCGGCTTTTCCCGCCTGGGGCATGGTCTGTCTGGTTGCCGGACTTATCGCGGCTTTTGGCGGGGTGGCCCTGGGCCTGGCTCAGTCCCAGGCCAAAACCGTGCTGGCCTATTCGAGCATCAGCCAGATGGGTTTGATGACGGGGGCCCTGGGTCTGGGACTGTTCTTCCCGGCGGCCTGGCCGTCTGTGCTGGCGGCTCTCTGCCTTTACGCCCTGCACCATGGCCTGGCCAAGACAGCGCTTTTTCTCGGGGTCGGTATGGCCGGCGCCGGAGGTGTGTGGGCCAGAAGGGTTTTTCTGGCGGGATTGCTGTGGCCAGCGTTGTCTTTGGCCGGGGCCCCCCTCACCAGCGGCCTGGTGGCCAAAAAGCTTCTGGGGGGCCTGGCGGTTTTTATCCCCTCGCCCTGGGGGGAAGTCTTTACCTGGACATTGGCCGGGTCGGCCGCGGCCACAGCGCTTCTCATGGCGTACCTGCTGCTGTTGCCCTGGACGCAGAGAAGTCGGGACAGGTGCCCGCCGACACCCCGGCAGTGGCTGGCCTGGGGTTTGGCACAACTGGGCGGGCTCTACCTGGTGTGGAAGGTCGTTCCCGGCTGGCTGGCGCCCTGGGGGGCAAAATCGCCAGGATGGAGCAATGAGGCAGCACTTAGCGTGCTGGTGGGAGCGGTTGTGGGCTTTCTGTTCTGGCGCCTGGCTAAAAAAAGCAGGAGCAGCTTACTACCGCCATTACCGGCGGGTGATATGCTGCTCCTGCTCTATGCTCTGGGAAGAGGCGCCCGTCAGGGGTGGGCGAACTATGGCGACCCGGCGGTGACGCGCCTGGTCAGGGCCTACCTGACCTTTGTCTGGCAGGGACCAATCGAGTTGTTCGGCCTGCACTCCCTGTTGGCCGCCAGTGAAAAGGGACTGTTACGCTGGCGTGTATCCGGGGGGCTCTTCCTGTTATTGGTGCTGGCCTTTGCGGTCATGCTGCTGCGTTGA